The following nucleotide sequence is from Gammaproteobacteria bacterium.
GTGCAAGGGGCGCTCAAGCTGATCTTGGAGCCGATCTTCGAGGCTGACTTCCAACCGGGGTCGTATGGTTATCGTCCCAAGAAGACAGCGCAGCAAGCGGTTCATCGGGTGGCGACAGCGATCGTGCAGTACAAGACGAGCGTGATCGATATTGATCTGAAAGCCTACTTTGACCACGTGCGGCACGCTGTGTTGCTGGGCAAGGTGGCCGAGCGGATCAGCGATCCGCACGTACTGCATCTGCTGAAGATCATGCTCAAGACATCCGGTAAACAAGGCGTCCCGCAAGGGGGTGTGATCTCACCGCTGCTCAGCAATCTCTACCTGAATGAGGTGGACAAAATGCTCGAGCGGGCGAAAGCGGTCACCGGCAGTGATCAGTACACGGTGATCGAGTACGCGCGTTTTGCAGACGATCTGGTGATCCTGGTCAACGCCGATCCACGCCACGCTTGGCTGCACAAGGCGGTAGACAAACGATTACGGGAAGAATTGGCACGGTTGAGCGTTAGCATCAACGAGGAGAAGAGCCGTACGGTGGAACTCGCCCACGAGGAGCGTTTTGGTTTTCTCGGGTTCGACTTTAGGCGGGTTCGTACCCGTAACGGTAAATGGCGCCCGCATCTGACACCGAAGCTGAAGAAGCGCACGGCGTTGCTGCGAGCGATCAAGGACGTGTTCCGATGCTATCGTTCACAGCCGATCGCGCGCGTAGTGGAACGCATCAACCCGATACTACGCGGGTGGGTGAACTACTTTGCGATCGGACACTCCACACGCTGTTTTCGTTTCATCAGAGGCTGGGTGGAGAAGAAGGTTCGGCGTCATTTGATGAAAGCCCGGAAGCGACGCGGCTACG
It contains:
- the ltrA gene encoding group II intron reverse transcriptase/maturase, with product MTKASISLQDLRRRLYVKAKTEPSWRFWGLYVHVCKSETLREAYRLAKKNDGAPGVDGVTFEAIETQGVEGFLKQLQDELVECTYVALRPRVREIPKEGGKVRRLSIPAIRDRVVQGALKLILEPIFEADFQPGSYGYRPKKTAQQAVHRVATAIVQYKTSVIDIDLKAYFDHVRHAVLLGKVAERISDPHVLHLLKIMLKTSGKQGVPQGGVISPLLSNLYLNEVDKMLERAKAVTGSDQYTVIEYARFADDLVILVNADPRHAWLHKAVDKRLREELARLSVSINEEKSRTVELAHEERFGFLGFDFRRVRTRNGKWRPHLTPKLKKRTALLRAIKDVFRCYRSQPIARVVERINPILRGWVNYFAIGHSTRCFRFIRGWVEKKVRRHLMKARKRRGYGWDRWNTSWLYAKLGLFNGYRVRREATPA